The following coding sequences lie in one Megalodesulfovibrio gigas DSM 1382 = ATCC 19364 genomic window:
- a CDS encoding deoxyhypusine synthase family protein, with product MGAVSQFMETNYKHFNARETLAAAKAWKALLDKGGKMFITLAGAMSSAELGISLGQMIRAGKVHAISCTAANLEEDLFNLFDNHSYEVVPNWRELTAEMERDLRDRGFNRVTDTCIPETVMLKAEATLLDIWKQADKNGTRKFMCEYFFDMLDRPEIKQHFAIPAEHSWVLAAKEMQVPIFSPGFEDSTLANKFTAMVMDGRLSSHSLIKSGTEIMHVLAEWYMAQADAGTPVGFFQIGGGIAGDFPICTVPMLIQDLHKDDTPFWAYFCQISDAVTSYGGYSGANPSEKITWYKLDVDTPRFMINSDATIVAPLIFAYVMDW from the coding sequence ATGGGCGCCGTCAGCCAGTTCATGGAGACCAATTACAAACACTTCAACGCCCGGGAAACGTTGGCGGCGGCCAAAGCCTGGAAAGCGCTGCTGGACAAGGGCGGGAAGATGTTCATCACCCTGGCTGGCGCCATGAGCAGCGCGGAGCTGGGCATCTCCCTGGGCCAGATGATCCGCGCCGGCAAGGTGCACGCCATCAGCTGCACGGCGGCCAACCTGGAAGAGGATCTGTTCAACCTCTTCGACAACCACAGCTACGAAGTGGTGCCCAACTGGCGCGAACTGACCGCAGAAATGGAACGCGACCTGCGTGATCGCGGCTTTAACCGCGTGACGGACACCTGCATTCCCGAAACCGTCATGCTCAAGGCCGAGGCCACCCTCCTGGACATCTGGAAGCAGGCGGACAAGAACGGCACCCGCAAATTCATGTGCGAATACTTCTTCGACATGCTGGACCGTCCTGAAATCAAACAGCATTTCGCCATTCCTGCCGAGCATTCCTGGGTCCTGGCGGCCAAGGAAATGCAGGTGCCCATCTTTTCCCCCGGGTTCGAGGACTCCACCCTGGCCAACAAGTTCACGGCCATGGTCATGGACGGTCGGCTGTCTTCCCACAGCCTCATCAAAAGCGGCACGGAAATCATGCACGTGCTGGCCGAATGGTACATGGCCCAGGCCGATGCCGGCACCCCCGTGGGCTTCTTCCAGATCGGCGGCGGCATTGCCGGGGACTTCCCCATCTGCACCGTGCCCATGCTCATCCAGGATCTGCACAAGGACGACACCCCGTTCTGGGCGTACTTCTGCCAGATCAGCGATGCCGTGACCTCCTACGGCGGCTACTCCGGCGCCAACCCCAGCGAGAAAATCACCTGGTACAAGCTGGATGTGGATACGCCGCGGTTCATGATCAACTCGGATGCCACCATCGTCGCCCCGCTGATTTTCGCCTATGTGATGGACTGGTAG
- the lysA gene encoding diaminopimelate decarboxylase: MHHFEYRDGQLFAEDVPVARLAEEFGTPLYVYSAATFSRHFEIFDAAFNELPHLTCYSVKANSNLSVLNLLAKKGAGMDIVSGGELYRALAAGVPADKIVYSGVGKRPEEIKEALEAGILMFNVESQAELVRINEIAQAMGTRARISLRINPDVDPQTHPYISTGMKKNKFGLDMETSMQAYALAKSLPALDPVGLDCHIGSQLTSIEPFKEAMDKLMAFHDRLTGELGLDIKYLDLGGGLGIQYNEEDPPHPEVFAQALIPVLKERPLTVILEPGRVIAGNSGLLITKVVYTKDTPSKHFVIVDAAMNDLTRPALYGSYHRIAEVEPRHRTASIVDVVGPICESSDFLARERTMSAVQSGELLAVFSAGAYGFSMSSQYNSRCRAAEVLVDGATVTLARARETYEDLVALERGGLK; this comes from the coding sequence ATGCATCATTTCGAGTATCGCGACGGCCAGTTGTTTGCCGAGGACGTGCCCGTGGCCCGGCTGGCGGAAGAGTTCGGCACCCCGCTGTACGTGTACAGTGCGGCCACCTTTTCCCGCCATTTCGAGATTTTTGACGCAGCCTTCAACGAGCTGCCGCACCTGACGTGCTACTCGGTGAAAGCGAACTCGAACCTGTCCGTGCTCAATCTGCTGGCCAAAAAAGGCGCCGGCATGGACATCGTCTCCGGCGGGGAGCTGTACCGCGCCCTGGCTGCCGGCGTGCCGGCGGATAAGATCGTCTATTCCGGCGTGGGCAAGCGGCCGGAGGAGATCAAGGAGGCCCTGGAAGCGGGCATCCTTATGTTCAACGTGGAATCCCAGGCAGAGCTGGTCCGCATCAACGAGATCGCCCAGGCCATGGGCACCCGCGCCCGCATCAGCCTGCGCATAAACCCGGATGTGGACCCCCAGACGCACCCCTACATCTCCACGGGCATGAAAAAGAACAAGTTCGGCCTGGACATGGAGACCTCCATGCAGGCCTATGCCCTGGCCAAGAGCCTGCCCGCCCTGGATCCCGTGGGCCTGGACTGCCACATCGGGTCCCAGCTCACATCCATTGAGCCGTTCAAGGAAGCCATGGACAAGCTCATGGCCTTCCACGACCGCCTCACCGGCGAACTGGGCCTGGACATCAAGTACCTGGACCTTGGCGGCGGCCTGGGCATCCAGTACAACGAAGAAGACCCGCCTCATCCGGAGGTGTTTGCGCAGGCCCTGATACCAGTGCTCAAGGAACGCCCCCTCACGGTGATTCTGGAGCCGGGCCGCGTCATCGCCGGCAACAGCGGCCTCCTCATCACCAAGGTGGTGTACACCAAGGACACCCCGAGCAAGCATTTCGTCATTGTGGACGCAGCCATGAACGACCTGACCCGGCCGGCGCTCTACGGGTCCTACCATCGCATCGCCGAGGTGGAGCCCCGGCACCGCACCGCGAGCATTGTGGATGTGGTGGGCCCGATCTGCGAATCCAGCGACTTCCTGGCCCGGGAGCGGACCATGTCTGCCGTGCAGTCCGGTGAACTGCTGGCCGTGTTTTCCGCCGGGGCGTACGGCTTCAGCATGAGTTCGCAGTACAACTCGCGCTGCCGGGCGGCGGAAGTGCTGGTGGATGGCGCCACCGTCACCCTGGCCCGTGCCCGCGAGACGTACGAAGACCTGGTGGCCCTGGAACGAGGCGGCCTGAAATAG
- a CDS encoding helix-turn-helix domain-containing protein: protein MDGTAFKKAFGKRLRFLRELRSLTQARLAERIGVTEQYISMLERGLSAPSFSLVAQLSRTLDAHPAALFLFPRLEGEEAPPLPLPTLPENLSRVAHWVVDPQGVETISAELASWLPAQPAGGGRGSRGDKSATPVSLFSHVPPEDARRIQEALQAAAAGNPAPLFSFRLLADPPLRILAYAVQQPDASLRMVLMDVSDHLRLKQTQLDLQAAVEALAEERTRQLQETVAQLEEEVRRRRESEAALAAAEAHWRILFDHAPVGIFQSVPEGRFHAVNHEALRMFGYDSHEEILAMEDIGRQLYVDPSHRSELLEMLLRQGAIDDYAVTLKAKDGRTFRAAITARLLPPAVSADGHKASFIGFVKALPLDDSPAPTALKA, encoded by the coding sequence ATGGACGGGACAGCATTCAAAAAAGCGTTTGGCAAACGGCTGCGATTCTTGCGGGAATTGCGCAGTCTCACCCAGGCCCGGCTTGCCGAGCGCATCGGGGTCACGGAGCAGTACATCAGCATGCTGGAGCGGGGTTTGTCCGCGCCGTCATTTTCCCTGGTGGCGCAGCTCTCCCGCACGCTGGATGCGCACCCCGCGGCGCTGTTTCTGTTTCCCCGGCTTGAGGGCGAAGAGGCCCCGCCCCTGCCCCTGCCCACCCTGCCGGAGAACCTGAGCCGGGTGGCGCATTGGGTGGTGGATCCACAGGGCGTGGAGACCATCTCTGCCGAGCTTGCGTCCTGGCTGCCGGCCCAGCCTGCCGGGGGTGGCCGCGGCAGTCGTGGCGACAAGTCCGCAACGCCCGTCTCCCTCTTTTCCCACGTGCCGCCGGAAGACGCCCGACGCATCCAGGAAGCCCTGCAGGCGGCCGCCGCCGGCAATCCCGCGCCGCTGTTCTCCTTCCGCCTGCTGGCCGACCCGCCCCTGCGCATCCTGGCCTATGCGGTGCAGCAGCCGGACGCGTCCCTGCGCATGGTGCTCATGGACGTCTCGGACCATCTGCGGCTCAAGCAGACCCAGCTGGATCTGCAGGCCGCCGTGGAGGCCCTGGCCGAGGAGCGCACCCGGCAACTGCAGGAAACCGTGGCTCAGCTTGAGGAAGAAGTCCGCCGCCGCCGCGAAAGCGAGGCCGCCCTGGCCGCCGCCGAGGCCCACTGGCGGATCCTCTTCGACCATGCGCCGGTAGGCATCTTCCAGAGCGTGCCCGAGGGCCGCTTCCATGCCGTGAACCATGAAGCCCTGCGCATGTTCGGCTATGATTCGCACGAAGAGATCCTGGCCATGGAGGACATTGGCCGACAATTATATGTCGATCCCTCCCATCGCAGCGAACTCCTGGAGATGCTGCTCCGTCAAGGGGCCATTGACGATTACGCAGTCACCCTCAAGGCCAAGGACGGCCGCACCTTCCGTGCCGCCATCACCGCCCGGCTGCTGCCGCCGGCAGTGTCTGCCGACGGGCACAAGGCGTCCTTCATCGGGTTCGTCAAGGCCCTGCCGTTGGACGACAGCCCTGCGCCGACTGCACTGAAGGCGTAA
- a CDS encoding pyridoxamine 5'-phosphate oxidase family protein, translating into MPTSSAPAALLIGRCLDLLDASDLAVLATCPARADAPPHCSLMAYALDAERRHLLLTTPQDSRKYANLMENPRVSLLVDTRQVHAREAVQALTVSAVLADTPPEAAAGLRARFLARHPRLTEFASRPDTALIRLRLTAFQLLDGVEHAQYVSLV; encoded by the coding sequence ATGCCCACGTCCTCTGCCCCTGCCGCCCTGCTGATCGGGCGCTGTCTGGATTTGCTGGATGCGTCGGATCTGGCCGTGCTGGCCACGTGCCCTGCCCGGGCGGACGCGCCGCCGCATTGCTCCCTCATGGCGTATGCGCTGGATGCGGAACGCAGGCACCTGCTGCTGACGACGCCGCAAGACTCGCGGAAATATGCAAATCTGATGGAGAATCCCAGGGTGAGCCTGCTGGTGGACACACGACAGGTGCACGCGCGCGAGGCTGTGCAGGCCCTCACCGTCTCTGCTGTGCTGGCGGACACGCCCCCGGAGGCCGCCGCCGGACTGCGCGCCCGGTTTCTGGCCCGGCATCCCAGGCTGACGGAGTTCGCCTCCCGGCCGGACACTGCCCTGATCCGCCTGCGGCTGACGGCGTTTCAGTTGCTGGACGGCGTGGAGCACGCCCAGTACGTGTCGCTGGTGTAG